From the genome of Thioclava nitratireducens:
TGAAAGTTGAAATTCGCGAAACCTTCAGGGCAGACCATGTCGCTGAGCCTGCTCGCGCCGCCGATCGTCCCCACGTGGCAGACCGGCAGGTGGTAGCTCTCCATGAAGTTCTCGGCGAGAATCTTCCAGTTGGTGTTCCAGCGATGCTCCTCGCGGAACGTCTCGCGATAGCTCGCCATATCAAGGTAGCCGACAAGATCGTCCACCTCGGAATAGATCTCCTGGGGCTCCGCCAGATCAGGATCGAGGGTCAGCATGATCCAGCCCTTCCAATCGACGCAGCGGACCGAGGGCAAGCCCGAACTTTCCTTGCAGAAAGAGTCGTTCATCTCCATTGCCGGAGCGCCGCGGAGAGATCCGTCGAGCGAATAGGTCCAGGCGTGATAGGGGCAAGTGATGACTCGCACGGTGCCGCGACCTTGCAGCAGCGTCGACATCCGGTGGCGACAGACATTCGACACCGCTCGCAGCGCTCCCTTGGCGTCGCGCAGCACGATGATCGGCTCGCCGGCAACCTCGGTCGTCAAGTAGGCGCCCGGTCCGTCGAGCGATTCAGCGCGCCCGACGCAGACCCAGCTCTTCGCGAAGATCCGCTCCTCTTCGACGGCGAGAAACTCCTTTGAGGTGTAGACGGAGCTTGGCATTGCAAAGGCGCGCTCGAACGGGACCGCCACATTGGCGGCGAGTTCGGCGACAGGATCGATCCGAGGGATGGTGACGGGAGTGTTCTCGTTCATCGCGGGCTCCATATCTGGCCCGGAGATGTTCGTTCCGGACCTCTTCTGAATGCCGCCGCTCCTGCTTCGTTGAAAGAAATTTTTCTATTAGTATGGCTTAGGCTCGGACTAACCGACTGACCCAAGGTCAAACCGCGCGACGAGCGGAGTTCACGCGCGCAGCAGCGCCTCCACGTTCCGCAAGAGGTCTGCAGACACACCTTCAATAGGACAGATAAGCGCGCAAAATTCGTATGCAGCTCTCGAGTTCGGAGATCGCAATCGATTCGTCGGGTTGATGACCGTCGCGCATGTCGCCTGGCCCCCAGACGATCGTGGCAAGGCCGAGTGTTGCGAAAAATCCCGCTTCCGTGCCGAATGCGACGGTGCCGGCGTCCGGCTGCGCAAGGCTAGACGCAAAAGCGCGGATTGCCGGGTGCTCTGCGTTGCTGCAAAGACCCGGGTAGCTCCCTGTCTGCGTGATCGTCACATTGCGGGGCACATCGAGGCCCCTCATTATAGAATCGGGCGTCTCGGCCGCGAGGTGGCGGATCTCGAACAGAAGCTCGGCGCGGTCCGGAACGATGTTCAACGCGCTCCCGCCACGCAAGACCCCGGCATGAATTGTTGAGAACGGAGGGTCATAACGTCCGTCCCGCGCGCCCTCCTCCATAAGTGTGGACTGCCGCTCCCGGATCGCCTGCAAGAGGTCGGCAGCCGGGTGCAGCGCGTTCCGAAACCGCGGCGCCATCGCCGAGTGCCCGGCCTCGCCAGTCGCGACAGCACGGTAGCTTGCCTTGCCCTTGTGTCCGGTCACGATCTTCAGCGAAGTCGGCTCTCCAACAAGACAGAGGTCAGGCCGTCCCAGCGTAGGGATTACCGTATCGATCATCTCGGCTATGCCGCGGCAACCGATCTCCTCATCCCAGCTGAGCGCGAGGCTCAGAGGCATGCTCTGGGCTTCGACCTTCAGTGATTGCGCGACGGCCAGAACGCAGGCAAGAAAGCCTTTCATGTCGGTTGTGCCGCGCCCAAAATATCGGCCATCGCGCTCGAAGAGGCCAAAGGCATCTCGCGACCACGCCTGCCCAGCGACCGGCACGACATCGGAGTGTGCAGAGCAGAGCAAGCCGCCGTCTCCTTCCCCGCGCTTTGCAAGTAGACCCGCCTTCAGGCCATCGGCGGACACGAGCCGCCATGTCGCGAAACCGTGCAACTGCAGGAAGTCTTCGACCCAATCGACTAATGCGCCGTTGGGCCCGTCCGTGACCGTTGGAAAACCGACGAGCGCTGCGAGGATGTCTTTGGTGGAGAGTTCCATGGTTTACCTCGTTGCAGCCGCAAAACTGAATTCGCTCGCATCGCTCAAATTTTCACGGACATGCTCAATGAAAGCGGCGACCGTACGTGAGGTTTCCGCTCCCCGGCTCGTCAGAATGCCCATCTTGAGCAACCGAGGCGCGCCCGAGATCGGCACGAAACGCAGCGTGCCGCCGTCGGGAGCTTGGTCTGTGATCGGCCGGATATTGGCGATGGAATAACCGAAGTTATTCGCCACCAGTGAGCGCATCACCGCGATATCACGCGTCCGCTCCACGACGCGCGGGCGCTGTCCCGTGGCACCGAAGAGCGACAGGAAATAGTCGGTGCTCACCGGTAGATCGAGCAGGATCATTGGCAGGTCGACAAGTTCCGAGGGCGCCACTTCGCGCAGCCCAGCCAGAGGATGATCCTGCGCGAAATGTGCAACGGGCGGCAGGTCGATCAATGGCTGGAAATCGAGATCGGGGGGAATGTCGAGATCGTAGGTTATCGCCACATCCAACCTCGCATCCCGCAGCTGCTCAAAAATCTCAGATTGATCGCGTTCGAACTGGTGGAAGACGACCTCGGGATAGGTGTCGATGAAACTGCGGCGCAGTTTCGGTAGCACGATCTGCGCGAAGGTGATCAGACAGCCCACATGCAGGTCGCCTCGCACTGTGCCGGCCAAGGCGCTCGCCAGATCGCCGAGCGCCTCCGCCCGTGCGACGGCCTCCCGCGCCCCCTCTAGGAACCGACGCCCCACTTGCGATACGGTCAGGCCATGGGCATGACGCCGATTGAAGAGCGTCAAGCCGACCTCTGCCTCGAGCTGGCCAATGGCAGCGGAAATCGTGGGCGAAGAGACGTTCAGCTTCTGGGCCGCGAGCGTAATGGAACCACAATCGCAGACAGCGATAAAGTATTCGAGCTGGCGGAGCGTGATCCGCAACGGCATCAGTCGTCGCCCGGAACGCCATAGGACGGTGCTGCGCCTGGGTTCAACGCGCGGGTCACGTAATCGTCGGCCTGCGGACGGTAGCGCGCCCAAAGATCGGACAACGCGGTGATCGGACAGCCCTCGTCGAGCCAGTCGACCCGCAGATCGGCATAGGGCCAGCTTTGCCGGTCAACGATCAACAGCCCCGCGGAATGCACTGGCCCGGCTTCGCCGCCGGCTTTGAGACCCGCCTTCATCGCCGCGATCAGGCGATCCCCGAAAGGACCGTCCGCCGCTTCGAAGGCCGCCACCATCTTCGCCGGGATACCATCCCCCGCCAGCATGTTGCCCCCTGCGGCGCAGTCGCGGCCCTCGGCGGAGGCCCATATCCCGAGGGCCTTCGGACCCGAATGAACCGATGTCGCGCCGCGCGCGTCAATTGCGAGAAGCTGGCGATAATCGGGATGATCGTCGCCGTCGCGTGCCGCGGCCACGGCATCCGCTGCGCCCTCGCCCGCTGCCATCCGGTCCAGCATGATTTTCCCCAGCTCGGGATTGGTCACGTTTTGCGACGAGACCGCGCCGACGTCGGCCCGCGCCCGCGCGCAGCGCGCTGCGACCGCCGGTGAAGACGAGGATATTGCAACGCCGAGCTGGCCGCTTTGCGCACATCTGGCTACGATAGAAAAGGTCATGCGTGCTCCGTTTCGCTGCAGAAATCGGGTCTAGTCGGGAATTACGGCTGTTGCGTCAATTTCCACCAGCCACTCGGGTCGCGCAAGAGCGACCACGACCAGACCGGTGCAAACAGGATGCACACCGCCGATGTATTCGCCCATTGTCCGGTAGACGGCCTCGCGGTGGCGCACGTCGGTAAGGTAGACGACAAGTTTGGTCAGATGCGCCATCTCGCCTCCTGCCTCTTCGATGAGCTGGCGGATGTTCTGCATGACCTTGTGGGTCTGCTCGACCGGGTCGTGGCTATCGATATTCTTCGCGGTGTCGAGGTCTTGCGGACACTGCCCTCGTAGGAAGATCATCTGCCCACGCGCCACGACGGCCTGCGCGAGATCATTGTCGAGGTTCTGTTCGGGGTAAGTGTCCTTCGTGTTGAAGGCGCGAATTCGGGTATGAGCCATGATGTTTCCCTGTTCGGATCAAGCGGGGCGGGAAGCGGCGCGGGCCGCTGCGGGATCGGGACGATAAGCACGGTAGCTGGCCTGGATCTCGATGTGATCTGCGAGGTATTTCGCATCATGCCAGACGCCCCAGATGAAGCTGGAGCCGCGCCCTGAAAGCCATGGTAGGCCGAGGAAATAAACCCCCGATGCGCGCGACACGCCGCGCTGATGCGCGGGCCGTCCCGCCTCGTCAAAGGCATCGACCGCCATCCAGCCGTAGTCGTTAGCGAAGCCGGTCGCCCAGATGATAGTGGAAATGCCAGCTGCGCGAATGTCGAGCGTCTGCAGCGGATCGGTCACGCAGTCCGGCATCGCGGCAAGCGCCCGGGCCGATGGCTCGGGAGGCAGGTCGAGTCCGTTGCGGGTCACATAGGCGTCTGCCTCGTCGAGGAGCGCGAGGTAGTTCTCGTCTCCAAGGCGGACGTTGCGTTCGAGGTCAGGGGCAAAGGACAGCACGCCATTGGCACAAGTCTCGGTGCGTCCGAGAAGGGTGATGCCGTCTTGGGCAAGCCTGCGGAAATCGACCGTCTGGCCCCCGTTCGCCCCGCTGACCGCGATGGTGACGTGCTCGGCACCAGGGGCGCTCGCTTGCCGGTCCCACTTCCCGAGCACGCCCAGCCACCAGACGAAGTCGCGGCCACGATAGCTGCGCGGCGGCCGGTCATGCGGTCCGACCGAAAGGAAGACGCGGCGCCCTGCCCGCACCAGCTCATCCGCGATCTGCGCTCCGGAAGATCCCGCGCCAACAACGAGCACCGCTCCCTTCTGCAGAGCATCCGGATTTCGGTAATCGCTGGAATGTATCTGGTTAAGCCAATCGGCTTCTGGGACAATCGGAGGGATCACTGGTGTCTGGAAGGCACCGGTCGCAACGACGACGGTTTGCGCCTCGATCGCTCCTTCCGACGTGTCCGCGCGATACCCCGGACGCCCGTCCAGCGGCGCGAGCGCCGTCACCTCGACGCCGCTCCGTATCTGACCCGCAAAGCGTTCAGCATAGGCCTCGAAATAAGCGGCCACATCCTCTTTTCCGACGAATGCGTCAGGAGAGTGGCCCTCGAATTCCATATTCGGAAAGCGATCATGCCAGGCCGGTCCGTTCGCGACGAGCGAGTCCCAACGGCGCGTGCGCCAGGACTCGGCGATGCGCGCCCGCTCGAGGACGATATGTGCGATCCGCCGGCGCGTCAGATGCTCACTCATGGCGATCCCGGCCTGCCCCGCACCAATGACGAGCGTATTGATGTTATCAATCTTCATCAGCGCAGTCCCCAGCGGTTTGTTTCGTTGCCCGAAAGTGGCACGAGGGCCCTCGTCCCGTACCTTCTCGGTATAACCGGGGCAGGTTAACTAAAATAAAGATTTTCGGTAGTATTGATTAGGGAGCGCCTAAGCTAGGCTACCATTCACCGCGAAGGGAGCATCGCTCTGTGCGAGCCTTATCCTTTCAGCCCAGTATTCTGTGGTCAGCTCGGAAAATCTGAGCACCGGCCCAGTTCCTTCAATCCGAGTTGCCTCGATGCTTTAGGTCTCCCAATCCGGCCTGTTGCGGAAAGGCGGATGGCGTCCGGGACGTGACTGACTTGACACGAAGATCATTGCGCGATCGCGGCCGAACCTATAACAAGTATTTCTGATGCTTGTTTGTTGGAGGCACCATATGCGCCTGACCAGTTTCACAGATTTCGGACTCCGAGCGCTGATGCGGATGGCCAGCGGGCCGGAGCGTGCCTTCTCGACAGCCGAGATCGCCGATGAATTCGGTATCTCTCGCCACCACCTGAATAAAGTCATTCAGCGCCTGGCCCGGCACGGCTTCGTGACCACGCGGCGCGGGACCGGTGGCGGCGCAATGCTCGGCCGTCCCGCCCACGAGATTGTTCTTGGAGACCTCGTGCGGCTTCTCGAGCAGGACCAGGCCATTGTCGAATGTTTTTTGCCTGACGGCGCGTGCTGCATTACCCCCGTCTGCGGCTTGAAGGGCAGACTCCGCGCCGCAGAGACCGCGTTTTTGGCAGAACTCGATCGTTCGACGCTGGCAGACATCGCCTTGCCGGCCACTGTTTCATCTGCGGTCTGAAAGGAGATAGCGATGCGTAACGTGTCTTTCACCACTGAGGGTTTTACTGTCGACGCAGAACTCGTTGGACGCGCTTTCGGCCTCCCACCAGCCGATGTTCTCGCGAAACTCCGCGACGGCGAGGTCACAAGCAGATGCGAGGCCGGTGTCGACGACGATGCCGGCCGATGGCGGCTGACCTTCTACTTTGGCGGTCGCGCTCTACGCCTCGTTGTCGATAAGAACGGCACGATCCTGTCACGCGGCACCTTTCCCTCACACGCACCCGTTGCGGCTCCGCGCGACCTCGCAACGACACATTCGAAGTCCTGACCAGCAATTTCCCGCGGGAAAGAAGCACGACGATCTGCCCCTCCCTCCCCCGCAAGCTCCGCTTCTTGTTGCCGGCGGCGAGTTGTCTAGCGTGACACCCTGCTGAAGGCGCGCTCCGCCATCAGACGCGCCTTGTTCAGGACGCGCGCGAATAGCGCACCCCCTCGGGCACGTGCTGATCGAAAACCGAAGCGATTATCCGTGTTAACGGGCGACCTTCCGGTGCAATGGCGATACGCTTTCCCGTCAGCCTTGCGAATGGCGCGAAGCGCGTGGCCATTTCCGTCAGGCACGGTAGCAGCTTCTGGGCATCGGTGCCGAACTCCTGGCTCAAATCGTCAAGATCCACTGCGAACCGACACATCAACTCCTCGATCGCCCGAGCGCGCAACTGGTCTTCGGGGCTTAACTGGTAGCCACGAGCGCCCGGAAAAACACCGGTTGCAATCCGCTGCTGATAAGCCGCGGTTGCGGGCGCATTCTGGATATAACCTTCCGAAAAGCGCGAAATCGACGATGCCCCAAGCCCTATGAGAGTGCTGCATGTGTCGGTCGTGTATCCTTGGAAATTGCGACGCAGCCGTCCGGCTTCGAGCGCCGCCGTCAGAGTGTCGCCGGGGTGCGCGAAATGGTCGATGCCGATAGCTGTGAGGCCAGCCGCGACAAACAGTTCTCCGGCGCGCGTGGCGAGGTGGTAGCGCGCCAGATCGTCCGGCAGCGCGTCTTCGTCGATCAGCTTTTGCCGTTTTGAAACCCAAGGCACATGCGCGTAACCAAAGAGCGCAACGCGGTCCGGCGTAAAGGTGAGAACCTTTTCGATCGTATCTTCGATGCGTGCGAGGCTCTGGTGCGGGAGGCCATAGACCAGATCGGTGTTGAGAGAGGCGATGCCGGCTGCACGCAAGTCTTCGACGCACGCGCGTGTGGTTTCGAACGGTTGCAGGCGACCGATGGCTTTTTGGACTTCGGGATCGAAATCCTGAATGCCGATCGACGCGCGGTTCATGCCCTCGGAGGCGAGAGCTTCGATCTTCGCGCGATCGACCATGGTCGGGTCAATCTCCACCGAGAACTCGAACTCCTGAGCTGGTGGAAACACACGGCGTATCGATGCCGAGAGACGATGAATCAATTCCGGCGGCAGGATGGTAGGCGTTCCGCCACCCCAGTGAAGGCGGCCCATTTTCAGGCCGTTCGGTATGATGGCGCGCACCATTTCGAGCTCTGCCTCAAGCGCCTCGATATAGCTTTCCACCGGGCCAAGGGTTCTCGTGCCTTGTGTGTGACAGGCGCAGAACCAGCAAAGACGCTCGCAAAACGGGATGTGCATGTAGACTGACACAGGCTCGCTCGGGTCCAACCGTTCAAGCGCATGGCGTTGAAAGGACGCGCCTGTGTCGGGCGCAAAGGCCGCCGCAGTCGGGTAGGACGTGTAACGCGGCACGCGCGCATCGAAGAGGCCAAGGGCCCGAAGTGTTTCTGTGTGTTCCATGCCCTCTTATCAGACAGACAGAAGCGGGCTTCTTTGCTGTGGCTCAAACTAAATTTGCGACGACGCAGCCGGTGGCCGCACAGGTCCCCTCGTTCGACCGTGAAATTGACAGAAGGGCATCGAGTCATCTTGTGTGCGGTAATTGGTATTTACAATGCGCATTCAAATAGTGCAGGGAGAGATCATGGCGACGAAGGTTGAAGCCGATTGAGTCGTGACGGGCCGAAGGCTCTTGCAAAGGTCTTGCTGAATGACGGATCAAACCCGAACTGCATTGGACGATTTGCCCGGCGATCTTTTGATGTGGGTTCTCATTATCAGCGAATTGCTGGTTTTCGGGGCGGGGTTGATCGTTTTCTTGTCGGTGCGGATCACGGATCCGACGGGCTTTGCCGAGGCGCAGAATGCGCTGGACCGGACTGCCGCTGCGACCAACACGATTATCTTGCTGACGAGCGGCTTTTTCGCTGCCCTGGCGTTGAATCTAAGGCAATCGCGCAGGCGTGGCGGCGCACGCGTTTCTCTTGTGTGTGCCGCTTTGCTCGGCGCGGCATTTCTCTGGATCAAGGGCGCCGAATTCGCGTCCAAGGCGGCGCAAGGCATTGTCTGGGACACGCATCCTTTCTTCAATTTCTACTTCCTGCTGACCGGATTTCACGCCGCGCATGTCGCAGCCGGCGTCATCCTGCTGCTGCTGGTGGCGTGGCGCGATCATGTGGGAAATATCGAGGATGCGACCGCGTTCTGGCACATGGTCGATCTGATCTGGGTGCTGCTCTTTCCAGTGGTCTATCTCCTGCAATGACACGCCGGTCCCTCTATATCGCGCTTGGCACGCTTGTTCTCCTCACCCTTGGCTCGTCCTTGCTTTCATTCTCGGGGGTCTGGGCCAAGTGGCCAGTGGCGGCAGCGGTGGTCGTGATGGCACTTGCCTGGCAAAAGGCGCGGATCATCCTCGGAAAATATCTGGGATTGGTGCAGGCGCCCGCTTGGCAGCGCGGCTTCGATGTGGCGCTGACAGGCGTGTGCCTCCTGTTGCTGGCGCTCTATCTCGCGCCACTGGGGCTATAGGGAACCCGCTGGTCTGTTCGGTAACGACTATCGAGCCTGCATATGCAACGCTCGCTTGATGCGCTCTGCTCCTCGAACAACCTGATGTGAGCCGGTCCGAATGGACAACCCCCGTTGCGCGAATTTCGCGACGAGAGGTGCGGGCATCAGGCCGTCGCTGCCATGGCGATCCGACGATACCCAGCTTCGCCGTGATAGAAGCCGTTACTTAATCCTACCTCCCCGCAAAGGGTGGCTAGGCGCGCAAGTAATTCAAATACCCATTGTAAGCCACGACAATTCGCCCCACCTCTTCCGCCGATGACGGCCTGCGCGTGTTGATGCGCCTCGCAGGGAGCCCGGACCAGACCGTCGCCAGGGACGAGGTGCTAAAGGGTTTCGTGTCTTCTGGCTACGGTCCGAAAACGTAACCCCTGCACCCTCTTGGGCATCAAGGATTCAGCCAAAGGCGGGCGGTCGGGAAGACCAGATTCGCGGACGCTTGCCATCCGGATCGAAATGCTCCGCCCGTAATTTGCGAGATTGCGAAGTTCATGGGCATCCTACACTCACCGCAATAGGTATTTACAATGCTTATTTTGCGGAGATAGCATGAGCCTCAAGTTCAAATTCTCGGGGGTTCCCATGTCACCTGCTGATCTACAGATCATATCCGCGCGCCCCGAAACGACCGCTGCGATTATGGCGCAAACGGGTTTGGACGAGGATAAACTGACCCGGTTGGTGCATCGCTTCTACGACAAGGTGCGTGCTGACGCGGTTCCCGGGCCGATCTTCGCCTCCAGGATTTCGGACTGGGGGCCGCATTTGCAGCGGATGGTGGAGTTCTGGTCCTCGGTCGCACTCATGACCGGTCGTTTTCACGGCGCCCCGATGCAGGCCATGCGTCCTTGCCAGTGGAATGGGATCATTTCGAACGCTGGCTGATGCTGTTCCGCGAGACCGCGACAGAGACCTGTCCCCGGGAGGGGGCCGCCCATGTCATCGAACGCGCCGAGCGGATAGCGCGCTCGCTGCATATGGCGGTCGAGAGCGCCACGCCTCGAACCGTCCCCTCTTTGCTCTGACCAAAGGATACCAACATGACGAGACCGCTACCCCCCACAAGATTCTGCCAGCCTCACCCGCTACATCGAGGCAGAGTATCACGCCAAGCATCGCTCTCAATTGCCTGAACTGGCGACGCTCTCGGAAAAGGTGGAAACCGTTCATGCCGGGCAGGCAGATGTCCCTGCCGGGCTGTCCGTGCTACTGCACCGGATGATCGGCGAGCTCGAAGTCCACATGAAGAAGGAGGAGCTGGTTCTGTTTCCCGCCATCCGCAACGCGGCACCGAGGCTGGACGGGCCGATCGCTACGATGCGCGCGGATCACGACGACCATGAGGCGGAGGTCGAACAGATCCGGCAATTGACAAACGATCTGACATTGCCGGACGGTGCATGCCAAAGCTGGACGCGGCTCTATGCCGGGGTCGGTGAATTTCTTGAAGACCTAGCAGCCCATATCCGGCTGGAAAACGACGTGTTATTCCCGCAATTCGAAACCCAAGGCGCAGGCCATGTCTGAGATGCATCGTCCCAACCCGACCAAGAATCTCGTGGAGCGGCGTCATGCCTTGGCGCCGAAGACTGAGGACGCCTTCCGCGCATTTTCGAAAACGGTGTTCACTGAAGGGGCGCTCGATGCGCGCAGCAAGCAGCTTATCGCCGTGGCCGTCGCGCACGTAACGCAGTGCCCATGGTGCATCGAGAGCCATGTCAAAGCCGCCCGGCGTGCGGGCGCCTCGGACGAACAGGTCATGGAAGCGATTTGGGTCGCCGCGGAAATGCGCGCCGGCGCCTCTTGGACCCATGCTCTGAAAGCAGTTGAGATGATCGGCGACACGGACAAGCCGGACAGCTGATGCCGTCAGCAAGCCCCCCCACCTCCGAAGCTCCTGGCGAGCTTATCCGCGTCAAGCGGATCTATCGCGCGGCACGCGTGTCAGATGGCAAGCGGATATTGGTCGATCGTCTCTGGCCGCGCGGCATGGCGAAGGACCGCGCCAGACTGTTTCACTGGTGCAAGGAGACCGCGCCGAGCGACGAATTGCGGCGCTGGTTCCACGAGCACCCTGATAGGTGGCAGGAGTTCACCACGCGTTATGAGGCGGAACTTGCCGCTCATGACGATTTGGTCCGCGAGCTCGCCGGATATGCACGCGAGAACGTCGTTACGCTACTTTATGCTTCAAAGGACGAGGCACATAATAACGCCGTCGTGTTACGCGATTACCTGCGCCAATGGTTATAGAACGGGAGGAGCAAGCATGACGGACCAGCCAATAAACCCGCTGCACACACCGCTTTGCGACCTGCTGGGGTGCGCCCAGCCAGTTCTGCTGGCCGGGATGGGCGGCGTTTCCCGCTGGGAACTGGCCGCCGCCGTGGCCAATGCGGGCGGTTACGGGATTTTGGGCATGGTGCGCGAAGACCCAGCCCTGATCGCCGCAGAGGTTACTGCGCTGCGGGACGCGACTGACCGACCTTTTGCCGTCAACTTGATCCCCGCGGCGACCGAACCAGCGCTGCTCGATGCGCAGATCGCCTGCTGTCTCGATCTTGGCGTGCCGGCCTTCAGCTTTTTCTGGGACGTGATGCCTGACGTGGTGGCCCGCGTGAAACGTGCCGGTTGCCTTGTTCTGCATCAGGTCGGCACGGTCGAGGCCGCGCGGATCGCCGAAGAGGCCGGAGCGGATGTGATCATCGCGCAGGGCGTCGAGGCGGGCGGTCACGTGCATGGACGACACCCGGCTTTCGGGCTGGCCGAGCAAATCCTTGCGCAGACCGACCTGCCGGTCGTCGTCTCCGGAGGGATCGCAACGGGCGAGGGCCTCGCCGCCGCGTTGACCATCGGCGCCGATGGCGTGCAATGCGGCACGGCCTTTCTGGCGACCGAGGAATCCTTCGCTCATCCCTATCACAAATCCCGAATCACGGAGGCCACCGGCGACCACACGGTTCTGACCGATGTTTTCGTTCTGAATTGGCCCAAGGGCGCTGCGGTGCGGGTGATCGCCAATAGCGTGACCGAGAGCCTGGACGGACATTACCTCGGCCACGACCCTGACAGTCTTCCGCGCGAGGCCATCGCCCGCGACGGCGAGCAGCCGCGCCTGCGCTTCAGCACGGATTCGCCGCTGCGAACCACGACCGGCGACTTGGAGGCGATGGCACTCTATGCGGGTCAGGGTGTGGGTGCGCTCAACGATGTCCCCACGGCCGCCGCACGTCTGGACGGCATGGTCGCGCAGGCCCGTCATCTCTTGGAACACCCGTTTTGACGTGCTTTTAAGTCGAAGCCGTGAACGACGAATTTAAGAGCTCAGCTGCCAAGGTTGCTTTTGCTCACCACCTCGCTTTGCGCGCCGGTCAGAGAACTGGCGCGACTGCTTCCCGCGTGGATGGTCGTCTAACGATCAGTTATGGACCCTCGGTCGCGGCATGAAGCCTCTGACAGACATACTCGGTTCGATCGACCAAAGGGCGGACGAAACCTTGCCGGAAGGAGTTTTTTCGATCCCGCGAAAGCACTACGCAGCGAGCCCGAACGCGAGGTGACCGATCGGGAATGTTCCAGCAGGATACCGAACGCGAGCGACAGGCCGCTGGGAAAGGACAAGAGCGGAAATTGATCGCAGATCAAGGCGCCACAAGGCCAACCATCAAACTCTGGACCATCGGATCAACAAGCGCTTTGTTGCGATCCTCGCGGATCACGATCCACGCCGGCAATTCGAACACTGGCGCACCGGGCACCGGGAACAGGGCGCCGCTATCGATCTGGTGTTCGACCAGACGCCGGGGAAAATAGCCGCTGCCGCCATTGAGCTTGAGATATTGAAGGCCGAGCCAGGCGATGTTGGCCGAGAGTGCAGGACCGGGAAACTCCGGAAAGCCAGCGCGGAACTGATTGTCGAATTCCGGGCCCCACTCGACATGGATATAGCCGTCAGGCTGCATGCTAGCGGTCGGTTCGGTAGAGACGAGCACCAGCTGTTCAGTAAGCAATGGCAGGAGCTCGAGCATCGGACGGCGCTGCGGGGTGAACATGACTCCGATATCCATCCGCCCGTCGACCAGCGCCTGCATCAGTTCAGGCTCGAAGCCGATTTCGGAATGAAACGAAACCCGGGGATGGGACCGCTGGATATTGGCGAACCACTGCATCATCAGCCCTTCCCACAGGCCGAAGCGCGCCCCGATGACGACACGCGCGCGGAATTGTCCAGGCAGGCCGACGTCGTGCCGCGCGCGTTCGAGGGCTCGCACCATCTGCGCTGCATGCTTCAAGAACCGGCCACCGCCCGCAGTCAGTGCCGCGCCGGCCTTGTTGCGAGTGAAAAGCCTGGTGCCTAACTGATCTTCGAGTGCCCGGATACGGGCGCTCACGGTTGACTGGGTGACGTGAAGCCTTTCGGCGGCCGCTACGAAGCTGCCGGTATCAGCCACGGCAAGGAAAGTTCGGGCATGTTCAATGTTCATAGAGGCCCCATGCATCGTGTTTTCGAATATCATATCGCATTTATATTCGCTTCCCCAATATGATGAATCGCGCGACACTTGAACCCGCGCATCTCGCGGACAACCGGAAGATCACCGGCATATGAA
Proteins encoded in this window:
- a CDS encoding aromatic ring-hydroxylating oxygenase subunit alpha, whose amino-acid sequence is MNENTPVTIPRIDPVAELAANVAVPFERAFAMPSSVYTSKEFLAVEEERIFAKSWVCVGRAESLDGPGAYLTTEVAGEPIIVLRDAKGALRAVSNVCRHRMSTLLQGRGTVRVITCPYHAWTYSLDGSLRGAPAMEMNDSFCKESSGLPSVRCVDWKGWIMLTLDPDLAEPQEIYSEVDDLVGYLDMASYRETFREEHRWNTNWKILAENFMESYHLPVCHVGTIGGASRLSDMVCPEGFANFNFHHILKADSVPLALAHPSNTVLEGDDRRRTWLLAIYPSLMITLTPGYFWYLSLRPDGPDHVKILYGGGLSPDFLADPDAEAHLAALKTLLDEVNAEDKGCTEKVWKGMQSRFAKPGPLSHLERPNYEFAQWLSRMVSTG
- the argE gene encoding acetylornithine deacetylase yields the protein MELSTKDILAALVGFPTVTDGPNGALVDWVEDFLQLHGFATWRLVSADGLKAGLLAKRGEGDGGLLCSAHSDVVPVAGQAWSRDAFGLFERDGRYFGRGTTDMKGFLACVLAVAQSLKVEAQSMPLSLALSWDEEIGCRGIAEMIDTVIPTLGRPDLCLVGEPTSLKIVTGHKGKASYRAVATGEAGHSAMAPRFRNALHPAADLLQAIRERQSTLMEEGARDGRYDPPFSTIHAGVLRGGSALNIVPDRAELLFEIRHLAAETPDSIMRGLDVPRNVTITQTGSYPGLCSNAEHPAIRAFASSLAQPDAGTVAFGTEAGFFATLGLATIVWGPGDMRDGHQPDESIAISELESCIRILRAYLSY
- a CDS encoding LysR family transcriptional regulator, with the translated sequence MPLRITLRQLEYFIAVCDCGSITLAAQKLNVSSPTISAAIGQLEAEVGLTLFNRRHAHGLTVSQVGRRFLEGAREAVARAEALGDLASALAGTVRGDLHVGCLITFAQIVLPKLRRSFIDTYPEVVFHQFERDQSEIFEQLRDARLDVAITYDLDIPPDLDFQPLIDLPPVAHFAQDHPLAGLREVAPSELVDLPMILLDLPVSTDYFLSLFGATGQRPRVVERTRDIAVMRSLVANNFGYSIANIRPITDQAPDGGTLRFVPISGAPRLLKMGILTSRGAETSRTVAAFIEHVRENLSDASEFSFAAATR
- a CDS encoding DUF1028 domain-containing protein, producing MTFSIVARCAQSGQLGVAISSSSPAVAARCARARADVGAVSSQNVTNPELGKIMLDRMAAGEGAADAVAAARDGDDHPDYRQLLAIDARGATSVHSGPKALGIWASAEGRDCAAGGNMLAGDGIPAKMVAAFEAADGPFGDRLIAAMKAGLKAGGEAGPVHSAGLLIVDRQSWPYADLRVDWLDEGCPITALSDLWARYRPQADDYVTRALNPGAAPSYGVPGDD
- a CDS encoding RidA family protein, with the protein product MAHTRIRAFNTKDTYPEQNLDNDLAQAVVARGQMIFLRGQCPQDLDTAKNIDSHDPVEQTHKVMQNIRQLIEEAGGEMAHLTKLVVYLTDVRHREAVYRTMGEYIGGVHPVCTGLVVVALARPEWLVEIDATAVIPD
- a CDS encoding flavin-containing monooxygenase, whose translation is MKIDNINTLVIGAGQAGIAMSEHLTRRRIAHIVLERARIAESWRTRRWDSLVANGPAWHDRFPNMEFEGHSPDAFVGKEDVAAYFEAYAERFAGQIRSGVEVTALAPLDGRPGYRADTSEGAIEAQTVVVATGAFQTPVIPPIVPEADWLNQIHSSDYRNPDALQKGAVLVVGAGSSGAQIADELVRAGRRVFLSVGPHDRPPRSYRGRDFVWWLGVLGKWDRQASAPGAEHVTIAVSGANGGQTVDFRRLAQDGITLLGRTETCANGVLSFAPDLERNVRLGDENYLALLDEADAYVTRNGLDLPPEPSARALAAMPDCVTDPLQTLDIRAAGISTIIWATGFANDYGWMAVDAFDEAGRPAHQRGVSRASGVYFLGLPWLSGRGSSFIWGVWHDAKYLADHIEIQASYRAYRPDPAAARAASRPA
- a CDS encoding Rrf2 family transcriptional regulator, encoding MRLTSFTDFGLRALMRMASGPERAFSTAEIADEFGISRHHLNKVIQRLARHGFVTTRRGTGGGAMLGRPAHEIVLGDLVRLLEQDQAIVECFLPDGACCITPVCGLKGRLRAAETAFLAELDRSTLADIALPATVSSAV